The following proteins are co-located in the Chlorocebus sabaeus isolate Y175 chromosome 21, mChlSab1.0.hap1, whole genome shotgun sequence genome:
- the LOC103247788 gene encoding uncharacterized protein isoform X4: MARMASGASRVTSREMQGSSRAALRPVEGGPGRSRKCGLWGCLTPGRRSGRSCGAGRSCGAAPWRCRAECYTPERGRCGSATSWRPLELRCRLLRHQSGPTLDMPVPSSFNDIGQHWRLWHFVSQVWYEQEVTLPEQ, translated from the exons ATGGCGAGGATGGCCTCAGGCGCGTCGCGTGTCACGTCGCGCGAGATGCAGGGCTCCTCCCGCGCTGCTCTTAGACCCGTAGAGGGCGGCCCAGGGAGGAGCAGAAAGTGTGGTCTGTGGGGCTGCCTGACACCTGGTAGGCGCTCGGGCCGCTCTTGTGGGGCTGGCCGCTCTTGTGGGGCTGCGCCCTGGCGCTGCAGGGCTGAATGTTATACCCCCGAGAGAGGCCGTTGCGGGAGCGCAACGAGCTGGAGGCCTCTGGAGCTTCGGTGCCGCCTTCTTCGACATCAG TCGGGCCCCACCCTGGACATGCCGGTTCCTTCCAGCTTCAACGACATTGGCCAGCACTGGCGGCTGTGGCATtttgtcagccaggtgtggtatgaACAGGAGGTGACCCTGCCGGAGCAATGA
- the LOC103247788 gene encoding argininosuccinate lyase-like isoform X6, whose protein sequence is MDRILHGLDKVVEEWAQGTFTLNSNDEDIHTANERRLKVRPMEPHRFPGLPSPPCPGHHSVYFVIGRQQFTERTWTGPQPRHTGH, encoded by the exons ATGGACCGGATACTACATGGCCTAGACAAG GTGGTTGAGGAGTGGGCCCAGGGCACCTTCACACTCAACTCCAATGATGAGGACATCCACACAGCCAATGAGCGCCGCCTGAAGGTACGACCCATGGAGCCCCACCGCTTTCCTGGCCTCCCCTCTCCACCTTGCCCAGGGCATCATTCTGTTTACTTCGTCATTGGCAGACAGCAG TTCACTGAGAGAACATGGACAGGCCCTCAACCCCGACATACTGGCCACTGA